Within the Echinicola sp. 20G genome, the region CCGCTTGAGCCAACAATCAATCCCGCTATCTTCCGTTCTTTGGCGCATAGTAGGTCCATAGGCCCTGAAGGCTACCAGGTCATTTTCCCAAGCAAAGTCGTCTGCCCGCTCAGGGACATGCCTAGCATAAGTTCTAATTTGAGCCGTGCGATGAACGCTGCATGAGATGAGCAGCAGTACTGTAACTACATTCCCAAGCAGCTGAAATAGAGGTTTTACCATGCTATAGCGAAAAAGTAATTGTATTTTATATTCATTGATCATTTTTTATCATTTCTCTATCTGCCACACTTTTCGGAAACCTATTGAAGCCTAATTAAATTGCATGACAAAGCTACTCCCCTTTATCAAATAAGCCGCTTGCATAAAGATGATTCCGCGATAGTCAGGGGCGATTCTTTAAGGGATAACGACTGTTGAGATTTGCCGGCATTGCTGAAGGTGTATATTCAGCCCCCGTCCCCCGGTCTCCTTGGGGTTTATAATGAGGACTATTGTGCGTACTCTCCGGCCTGTAATTACTTTTTCCACTTTCAGTCTTCCACCACATCAACCATTGCATATCCAGCTCATTGACCTTTTCGGGATATTGACTGGATAAATCACGTGTTTCCATGGGGTCTGTTTCTGTATCATATAATTCCCATCCGTTTCCATCGACTTCCACCAAACTCCACTTATCCGTTCGTATTGCACGGTTATCCATAAATTGAAAATACATAGGTGATTTTCTCTCCCATTCTTCCCCTTTGAGTAAGGCTGCAAAAGACTCCCCTGCCACCACTTTTGTATTATTTTGATCCGTACTTTTTTTATCCATATTGCCAGCGACATCCAAGAAAGTAGGAAAAACATCGATCACATGTAGTGGATCAAAAAGTAAAGTTCCACTATTACGAATTGTTTTAGGCCACCAGGCAATGGCACCGGTTTTTACCCCTCCCCCATGCTGGCTTATTTTATAGAGTCTCCTTGGCGTAACACTGGCATAAGCCCAACCTGTTCCGGGCTGATAGTTTGACCCAATATCACCGGGTAGCACTCCCTTTTGGAGCATAACACTGTCCATCACTGAAAAAGAATCTGTTCCGTTGTCACTAAGGAATATCACCAAGGTATTTTCAGCGAGACCGTTTACTTTTAAACTTTCCATCAATTTGCCTACTCCATTGTCCATGCGCTCTACCATTGCGGCATAAACAGACATTCTTAGGTCCTCCAAATCCTTTTGGGCAAAACTCAAGCTTTCCCATTCTGGAAGGTTTTGTGGATAACCAGGAAGAGGGGTGTTTTCATTGACCAGCCCTATGGCTTTTTGTCTTTTCACACGAGCCTCCCTAATAGCCTGCCAACCTGAAAGATAGGTCCCGCGGTATTTCATAATGTCTTCCTTGGGGGCCTGTAGGGGATTATGGGGGGACTGGTAGCTCAAATAAAGAAAAAAGGGTTGGTCTTTATGGCCTGCCCTTTCATTAACAAATGATACGGCCCGCTCACTAAATTCATCCGTACTGTAAAATTCATTGTCAAAATCTTTATATATTTTTTTGTTCTCCCGATAGTCGGAACTGCCCTGAAAATAGGTAGAATAGCCTCCCAAAAAACCAAAAAAATAATCAAAGCCTTTTTCATTGGGTTCACCATTTAAATGCCACTTACCGATAAGCCCAGTGCTGTATCCTTCTTTTTTTAATTCTTGAGCAATATTCTCCCCATGTTCTATCCCATAACCGACTTTAGGCCACCATTGTCCTGTGAGTAGTGAACTTCTTGAAATCACGCACATTCCTGCATTGTTCATATTGGGAAGCCTCACTCCTTCATTGGCTATACTGTTCAGAAAGGGAGTTTGAATTTCACCGCCGAAACAGCCTAAATCACTATATCCTAAATCATCAGCGACTATTAGAATTATATTGGGTTGTTTTATGGTAATCGATTCTTTCTTTGTACAAGAAAAAAAAACAGGCAGAAAAGACATGATGGCAAAAAATAGGTTAAATGACATGATTTTATTCATTCTATACGTTCTTTTCAATACTATATCTGCCCAAATTTGAGACAGGT harbors:
- a CDS encoding arylsulfatase; this encodes MSFNLFFAIMSFLPVFFSCTKKESITIKQPNIILIVADDLGYSDLGCFGGEIQTPFLNSIANEGVRLPNMNNAGMCVISRSSLLTGQWWPKVGYGIEHGENIAQELKKEGYSTGLIGKWHLNGEPNEKGFDYFFGFLGGYSTYFQGSSDYRENKKIYKDFDNEFYSTDEFSERAVSFVNERAGHKDQPFFLYLSYQSPHNPLQAPKEDIMKYRGTYLSGWQAIREARVKRQKAIGLVNENTPLPGYPQNLPEWESLSFAQKDLEDLRMSVYAAMVERMDNGVGKLMESLKVNGLAENTLVIFLSDNGTDSFSVMDSVMLQKGVLPGDIGSNYQPGTGWAYASVTPRRLYKISQHGGGVKTGAIAWWPKTIRNSGTLLFDPLHVIDVFPTFLDVAGNMDKKSTDQNNTKVVAGESFAALLKGEEWERKSPMYFQFMDNRAIRTDKWSLVEVDGNGWELYDTETDPMETRDLSSQYPEKVNELDMQWLMWWKTESGKSNYRPESTHNSPHYKPQGDRGTGAEYTPSAMPANLNSRYPLKNRP